From Asterias rubens chromosome 20, eAstRub1.3, whole genome shotgun sequence, one genomic window encodes:
- the LOC117303785 gene encoding core histone macro-H2A.1-like yields the protein MSGRGGKKRGKSLSRSARAGVLFPVGRMCRYLRIGTHHQRIGAGAPVYLAAVIEYLTAEILELAGNAARDNKRGRVTPRHILLAIANDEELHQLLRHVTIASGGVLPKIHPELLAKKRGPKSKMFYDSQPSPTPVKRPVVKTAAQKKDTPSTSKKGATKNTPKKVVGKTQAKTKGKGSGKSVLSEKRLFLGQKLTVVQSNIAEIVADAVVHPTNSSFYLGGEVGSALDSAGGKEFRDEINKLKAAQGNLEVAGAAMCQGHNFPAKYVISCHSPSWGGSNAVSNLEKCVKNCLVLADEKNLTSIALPSIGSGGNGFPKQTAAETILQTISKYFVTVMSSSLKQVFFVLYDQDSIDVYTRELSRLEVDQN from the exons GGTCGAGGTGGTAAAAAGAGGGGTAAATCGCTGTCCAGGTCGGCCAGGGCTGGGGTGCTTTTTCCGGTGGGTCGGATGTGTCGCTACCTCCGTATCGGCACCCACCATCAGCGCATTGGAGCCGGTGCACCCGTTTACTTAGCAGCTGTGATTGAGTATTTAACCG CTGAAATATTGGAGCTTGCCGGTAACGCTGCACGGGACAACAAAAGGGGTCGCGTCACTCCTCGGCACATTCTCCTTGCTATTGCCAACGATGAGGAACTACACCAACTCCTACGTCATGTGACCATTGCTAGCGGTGGGGTACTTCCAAAGATACACCCCGAGTTGCTCGCCAAGAAGAGAGGACCAAA GTCTAAGATGTTCTATGATTCCCAACCATCTCCTACACCAGTCAAGAGGCCTGTCGTTAAGACAGCCGCACAAAAGAAAGATACCCCCTCGACCTCGAAGAAAGGAGCTACAAAGAATACACCTAAGAAGGTTGTTGGTAAAACTCAAGCAAAGACTAAAGGAAAG GGCTCAGGGAAGTCTGTACTTTCAGAGAAGAGACTTTTTCTAGGACAAAAG TTGACAGTGGTGCAGTCCAACATTGCTGAAATAGTTGCTGATGCGGTAGTCCATCCGACCAACTCAAGCTTCTATTTAGGTGGTGAAGTAG GATCTGCTTTAGACAGTGCAGGAGGCAAGGAGTTTAGAGATGAAATCAACAAACTGAAGGCTGCCCAAGGAAACCTTGAAGTTGCTGGAG cTGCCATGTGTCAGGGTCATAACTTTCCAGCGAAGTATGTCATCAGTTGTCACAGTCCGTCTTGGGGTGGCTCTAACGCTGTATCCAATCTTGAAAAGTGTGTGAAGAATTGCTTAGTTCTCGCTGATGAGAAAAATCTGACTTCAATTGCTCTGCCATCTATTGGGAGCGGAGG AAACGGTTTTCCGAAGCAGACAGCGGCTGAGACTATTCTGCAGACAATTAGTAAGTACTTTGTGACCGTGATGTCCTCGTCACTCAAGCAAGTGTTCTTTGTGCTTTACGATCAAGATAGTATCGACGTCTATACAAGAGAATTATCTCGACTAGAGGTCGATCAAAATTaa